Below is a window of Gilliamella sp. ESL0405 DNA.
TTTGGTCGAGAGAAAACTAAATATGTAAAGCAAAAACAACAAAAAGGAGACAAACAATGGCTGTTCCAGCTTATATGTTTTTAAAGGATGATGGCGGTGCTGAAATCAAAGGTTCTGTAACCGTTGTTGGGCGCGAGGGTAGTGTTGAAGTGGTTGAGTTTGACCACCGAGTATACATCCCTACAGATGGTAATACAGGTAAATTAACAGGTACACGTGTACATAAAGCACTTGAATTTGTTAAAGAAGTTGATGCTTCATCGCCTTACCTTTACAAAGCCGTTACTACCGGTCAAAACTTACAATCAGTTGAGATCAAGTGGTACAAAATTAACGATGCGGGTCAAGAAGTTGAGTATTTCAATACTTTAATGGATGGCGTTAAAGTTGTTTCTGTTAAACCAGAAATGCACAACATCAAAGATCCAACAAAAGAACAATACAATCACCTTGAGCGTATTGAACTTCGTTACGAAAAAATTACCTGGACTTATAAAGATGGCAACATCATTCACTCAGACAGCTGGGTAGAAAGCCGAGGTTAATTTAATTAACACAGCCCTTATTAGCCATTAATAGGGGCTGTCATAATAATACTAATAATGTAATTAGAAAAGGACTGCAAATGATTACTGACCCCTCTATCTTATTGAGACGACTAAATTCTTATTGTGCAAAATCTTTAGAAGCGGCTGCTGGATTATGCCAAACAAGAGCTCATACAGAAGTTACACTTGAACATTGGTTATTGAAATTATTAGAGCAGGGTTCAGGCGATATAACAATCATAGCTAGACATTATCAACTTGATATGGATAAAGTCTGGTCTGGATTACTTAAATATCTGGATTTCTTACCACATACAATCGATTCCAAACCTAGTTTATCATCATCATTAATAGCGGTAATTCAATCAGCATGGCTGAAGGCATCATTAGAAGATCAAGAAGAGATGATCCGTTCTGTCCATATTTTACAAGCTTTAGTTGAAATGCCACACTGTCTTAAAGCTCAAGATGCATGGCAATTATTGAGTTTACCAGCTGTTTCATTAAAAAAAATTCGTTCGAAATTAGATACGGTATCTGATGAAAACCCACTATATCAATACAACTATTATTCAGATTCAACCTCAACATCTGCTGAAACTTTAGATATTAATACACAAGTTAATAAAGAAACAGCAATGAACAGAAATGAAAAATCTGGATCATTCGAAAATACAATAAATAGTGACAAACCGAATACACAGGCAAATCATCATAAAGCTGCCCTTGAGCGCTTTACAGAAAATGTAACTGAAAAAGCCAAAGCCGGAAAAATTGACCCAGTTTTTGGTCGTGATAGTGAAATCCGACAAATGGTAGACATATTATCACGTCGCCGTAAAAATAATCCTATTTTAGTTGGTGAACCAGGTGTGGGTAAAACAGCTCTTGTGGAAGGATTAGCACTTCGTATAGCTGAAGGAAATATCCCCAAAAATCTTGAAAATGTAAGCATACTAACGCTTGATTTAGGTTTACTACAGGCTGGAGCAGGCGTTAAAGGTGAATTTGAACAGAGATTAAAAAATGTGATTGATGCAGTACAACAATCACCAACTCCGGTACTCCTTTTTATCGATGAAGCACATACTATTATTGGCGCAGGTAATTCAGCCGGAGGAGCAGATGCTGCTAATTTATTAAAGCCAGCA
It encodes the following:
- a CDS encoding Hcp family type VI secretion system effector yields the protein MAVPAYMFLKDDGGAEIKGSVTVVGREGSVEVVEFDHRVYIPTDGNTGKLTGTRVHKALEFVKEVDASSPYLYKAVTTGQNLQSVEIKWYKINDAGQEVEYFNTLMDGVKVVSVKPEMHNIKDPTKEQYNHLERIELRYEKITWTYKDGNIIHSDSWVESRG